From a region of the Cyprinus carpio isolate SPL01 chromosome B21, ASM1834038v1, whole genome shotgun sequence genome:
- the snrpd3l gene encoding small nuclear ribonucleoprotein D3 polypeptide, like isoform X1, with protein MSIGVPIKVLHEAEGHIVTCETNTGEVYRGKLIEAEDNMNCQMSNITVTYRDGRVSQLEQVYIRGSKIRFLILPDMLKNAPMLKSMKNKNQGAGAGRGKAAILKAQVAARGQRSRRARRKGKYFPEKTIM; from the exons ATGTCTATTGGTGTTCCCATCAAAGTCCTGCATGAAGCAGAGGGTCACATCGTGACCTGTGAGACAAACACGGGTGAGGTGTACAGAGGCAAACTGATCGAAGCAGAGGATAACATGAACTGCCAG ATGTCCAACATAACAGTGACCTATCGAGATGGCAGAGTGTCCCAGCTGGAGCAGGTATACATTCGCGGCAGCAAAATACGCTTCCTCATTCTACCCGACATGTTGAAAAACGCCCCCATGTTGaagagcatgaaaaacaaaaaccaaggTGCAGGAGCTGGAAGAGGCAAAGCTGCTATTCTCAAAGCTCAAG TCGCAGCGAGGGGCCAGAGGTCGAGGAGGGCCAGGAGGAAGGGGAAATATTTTCCAGAAAAGACGATAATGTGA
- the snrpd3l gene encoding small nuclear ribonucleoprotein D3 polypeptide, like isoform X2, which produces MSIGVPIKVLHEAEGHIVTCETNTGEVYRGKLIEAEDNMNCQMSNITVTYRDGRVSQLEQVYIRGSKIRFLILPDMLKNAPMLKSMKNKNQGAGAGRGKAAILKAQVTARGARGRGGPGGRGNIFQKRR; this is translated from the exons ATGTCTATTGGTGTTCCCATCAAAGTCCTGCATGAAGCAGAGGGTCACATCGTGACCTGTGAGACAAACACGGGTGAGGTGTACAGAGGCAAACTGATCGAAGCAGAGGATAACATGAACTGCCAG ATGTCCAACATAACAGTGACCTATCGAGATGGCAGAGTGTCCCAGCTGGAGCAGGTATACATTCGCGGCAGCAAAATACGCTTCCTCATTCTACCCGACATGTTGAAAAACGCCCCCATGTTGaagagcatgaaaaacaaaaaccaaggTGCAGGAGCTGGAAGAGGCAAAGCTGCTATTCTCAAAGCTCAAG TTACTGCA CGAGGGGCCAGAGGTCGAGGAGGGCCAGGAGGAAGGGGAAATATTTTCCAGAAAAGACGATAA
- the adora2ab gene encoding adenosine A2a receptor b, with the protein MSSVVYIVLELLIAVLAVTGNVLVCWAVCLNSNLQSITNFFVVSLALADIAVGLLAIPFAVIISTGFCSHFYGCLFIACFVLVLTQSSIFSLLAIALDRYIAIKIPLRYNSLVTGRRAKGIIAVCWILSVVIGLTPMLGWNRHVVAGTNSSCPQGMTECLFEEVVTMGYMVYFNFFGCVLLPLLAMLAIYARIFMAARHQLRQMEQKLVHFQGHAHGEGSSSRSTLQKEVHAAKSLAIIVGLFAVCWLPLHIINCFTLFCPLCDRPQGWVMYLAILLSHANSVVNPFIYAYRIRDFRHTFRRIIRRHFLWHGSRLATGNSNGGMAASSAAVSVIENSCTVSSSYVLDANPIPGMVSCDKFTNQMPPKTRPQTEFQDLGYSLNGTLEHSFPANSTKIFSLHTGEEVPSIRDHVEIMTVKDCSAITNGHVRCLVPLRTSNSSDLAEVS; encoded by the exons ATGTCTTCGGTCGTCTACATTGTTCTTGAGCTCCTGATTGCGGTTTTGGCTGTGACGGGGAACGTTCTGGTGTGCTGGGCCGTTTGCCTTAACAGTAACCTCCAGAGCATCACCAACTTCTTTGTGGTGTCGCTGGCTTTGGCGGACATCGCAGTGGGACTCCTGGCCATTCCGTTCGCTGTCATCATCAGCACGGGCTTCTGCAGCCATTTTTACGGGTGTCTCTTCATTGCCTGTTTCGTGCTGGTCCTTACACAGAGCTCCATCTTCAGTTTGTTGGCCATTGCCTTGGATCGGTATATCGCCATAAAGATCCCATTGAG GTACAACAGCCTTGTCACAGGCCGAAGAGCCAAAGGCATCATTGCGGTATGCTGGATACTTTCAGTGGTCATCGGTTTGACCCCCATGCTAGGCTGGAACAGGCATGTCGTCGCGGGCACCAACAGCTCCTGTCCTCAAGGTATGACAGAGTGCCTGTTTGAGGAGGTGGTCACAATGGGTTACATGGTTTACTTCAACTTTTTCGGCTGCGTCTTGCTTCCGCTGCTTGCCATGCTGGCCATCTATGCACGGATCTTCATGGCTGCTCGTCACCAGCTCAGACAGATGGAGCAGAAACTAGTACACTTTCAAGGACATGCCCACGGGGAGGGATCCTCATCCCGGTCCACACTGCAAAAGGAAGTCCACGCGGCCAAATCACTGGCTATCATAGTGGGCCTCTTTGCTGTATGTTGGCTCCCTTTGCATATTATTAACTGCTTCACACTGTTCTGTCCACTGTGTGATCGACCTCAGGGCTGGGTCATGTACCTGGCCATTTTGCTTTCACATGCTAATTCAGTAGTGAACCCGTTTATATACGCCTACCGAATACGTGACTTCAGACACACCTTCCGAAGGATCATCCGACGGCACTTCCTGTGGCATGGAAGCAGACTGGCCACTGGTAACAGCAACGGAGGCATGGCTGCTTCTTCTGCTGCAGTCAGTGTGATTGAGAATTCTTGTACAGTGTCCAGTAGCTATGTGTTGGACGCCAATCCCATTCCTGGCATGGTTTCCTGTGACAAATTTACAAACCAAATGCCACCAAAAACCAGGCCTCAAACGGAATTCCAAGACTTAGGATACAGTTTAAATGGAACTTTGGAACATTCCTTTCCTGCCAATTCGACAAAGATTTTCTCATTACATACCGGAGAGGaagttccctccatcagggaccATGTAGAAATAATGACTGTAAAAGACTGCAGTGCTATTACTAACGGACACGTCAGATGCCTGGTGCCCTTAAGGACAAGCAACTCATCCGATCTTGCAGAAGTGTCATGA